In Prosthecobacter debontii, the sequence GCGTGTTTTTCCAGGTTTGGGTGCCGTGGACGACCGCCTCGGTAAAGATGAGCAGATCACCGGCTTTCATCGCCGGGTTGTGCAACCACCAGGCCTCCATTTTTGCTTTGAGGATGTCCTTGTGAATGCTGGGGCCGGAGATCGCCACATTCATCTTGTGGCTACCCGGGACCAGAACCAGGCCTCCATCACCTTCCTCGACATCTTCGAGATAGTAAACGCAGACGATCTGCCCGCACTGGGGTTTGTTGTCATACCAAGCGTAGCGAAAAGCCCCCTGACTGGCAAAAGGGCCTGCGTGGAGATCCTCGCGCCCGGCTGGGGTCTCGCTTGCGGCGGCTTCAAACTGGATGCCAAAGGTGGAGTCGAGCCGGAAGCCGGCGCCTAACAAATAACGGCAGATGTTCATGACCCGGGGGTGGGACATCAGATCCCAGAACACCGGATCGAGGTTCAGGAACGGGAATTTCTTGACCGCATGTCCCTCCAGCCGGGCATCGAGGATCGTGTTCATCGTCCCGACCATCTCGGCCGGGAGAAAGTTCCTGAGAATGGTATAACCAAAAACGTCAAATTCGAAGATGTGACGTTTGTCAAAACCGTGTCCGGTGGGGTCCTGTTTCATGGTGGCAGTGAAGCGATGGAAAGGTCAATATCGTGATGACGACGGGCAGAGCCAGCCACTCCGGCGGGGGATCAGGCCCCCGCCTGGAGCACGGAGTGGGAGGCCAGCCCTTTCAGGATCACTTCCAGAAGATCCGTTTCATGCTCCAGCCAGGTGAGCTGGGCGGCACGCTGTTTGAAGTGATGCTTCACCTCCCGGTAAAAGCGGTCATAGACTCCGGGGGGCACACCCTTTTCCTTATCGGAGCCGGAGCGGCCCAGGCCCAGAACGGCGTTTTTGGCCAGGGTCTGAGCGTTGCGGGTGGGGGCGGAATCCCTCTCGGATTGGCGGCAAAGGGCCTGGAACCGGGATTTGGCCGGTTTGTAGCAGATGAAGATCGAGTTCGGAAAGAGATTGTCGAGCTGCCGGTAGTAGCACGTGGGGACCCAGCCAGACGCACCGGCTGAGCACTCCACCTCATGCACGCTTTCCGGTTCGATGGCGATGCGGATGCCGAGAGTTTCCAGCTTGGCGTCAATGTCACGCAGCCCCGGGTCGTCGGATAACCCGATGATGAAGACCTTCGGGTCGCCACTGTCGCTGCTGGTCCTCTGATAGGCCCAGCTCAGCAGATTTTC encodes:
- a CDS encoding phytanoyl-CoA dioxygenase family protein, which codes for MKQDPTGHGFDKRHIFEFDVFGYTILRNFLPAEMVGTMNTILDARLEGHAVKKFPFLNLDPVFWDLMSHPRVMNICRYLLGAGFRLDSTFGIQFEAAASETPAGREDLHAGPFASQGAFRYAWYDNKPQCGQIVCVYYLEDVEEGDGGLVLVPGSHKMNVAISGPSIHKDILKAKMEAWWLHNPAMKAGDLLIFTEAVVHGTQTWKNTRHRRRNLQYCYGPPCQAQRDYEQIRKFLPLARNDTERDLLRPPYALRYGDAKVAQGENEWRSPVR